Proteins found in one Tsukamurella paurometabola DSM 20162 genomic segment:
- a CDS encoding circularly permuted type 2 ATP-grasp protein, whose amino-acid sequence MFADDGTVRSPYKRVFEALSSADESDLAARVDALGAAFIDQGVTFSLEGRERPFPLDLVPRVIAAGEWNRLEKGIKQRVRALEMFLDDIYSEQEILRDQVVPKRLVTSCAHFHRQAAGIRPPNGVRIHVAGIDLIRDAEGTFRVLEDNLRSPSGVSYVMENRRTMAQVFPDLFLRHRVRAVGDYSSHLLRALRRSAASNEADPTVVVLTPGMANSAYFEHSLLARQMGVELVEGRDLFCRDNVVYMRTTGGEQQVDVIYRRIDDDFLDPMQFRPDSVLGVAGLLNAARAGNVVISSAVGNGVGDDKLTYTYVPEIIDYYLGEKPLLQNVDTLRCWLDEEREEVLDRIDELVIKPVEGSGGYGIVFGPDASDKELATMRRKVAADPRGWIAQPVVQLSTVPTKIGESARPRHVDLRPFAVNDGDDVWVLPGGLTRVALPEGSLVVNSSQGGGSKDTWVLAARSSVAEAELEGEALVPSRDLAEQPHVELGPDLSQQDQQQQQATWTEAPHARA is encoded by the coding sequence ATGTTCGCCGATGACGGCACGGTCCGCTCGCCCTACAAGCGAGTCTTCGAGGCACTCTCGTCGGCCGACGAGTCCGACCTCGCCGCCCGCGTCGATGCCCTCGGTGCCGCGTTCATCGACCAGGGTGTGACCTTCTCGCTCGAGGGCCGCGAGCGCCCCTTCCCGCTCGACCTGGTGCCCCGCGTGATCGCCGCCGGCGAATGGAACCGGCTGGAGAAGGGCATCAAACAGCGCGTTCGGGCGCTGGAGATGTTCCTTGACGACATCTACTCCGAGCAGGAGATCCTGCGCGACCAGGTGGTGCCCAAACGCCTGGTCACCTCGTGCGCGCACTTCCATCGCCAGGCAGCCGGCATCCGCCCGCCGAACGGCGTGCGGATCCACGTCGCGGGTATCGACCTCATCCGCGACGCCGAGGGCACTTTCCGCGTGCTGGAGGACAATCTGCGCTCCCCGTCGGGCGTGAGCTACGTGATGGAGAACCGCCGAACCATGGCGCAGGTCTTCCCCGACCTGTTCCTGCGCCACCGGGTGCGTGCCGTCGGCGACTACAGCTCCCACCTGTTGCGCGCGCTGCGCCGCTCCGCCGCCTCGAACGAGGCCGACCCCACGGTCGTGGTGCTCACGCCGGGTATGGCGAATTCCGCCTACTTCGAGCACTCCCTGCTCGCCCGGCAGATGGGTGTCGAACTGGTCGAGGGCCGCGACCTGTTCTGCCGCGACAACGTGGTCTACATGCGCACCACCGGCGGTGAGCAACAGGTGGACGTGATCTACCGTCGCATCGACGACGATTTCCTCGACCCCATGCAGTTCCGGCCCGACTCGGTGCTCGGCGTGGCAGGCCTGCTCAATGCCGCCCGCGCGGGCAATGTGGTGATCAGCTCGGCGGTCGGCAACGGCGTGGGCGACGACAAACTCACCTACACCTACGTGCCCGAGATCATCGACTACTACCTCGGCGAGAAGCCCCTGCTGCAGAACGTCGACACGCTGCGCTGTTGGCTCGACGAGGAACGCGAAGAGGTGCTCGACCGGATCGACGAACTGGTGATCAAACCGGTCGAGGGGTCCGGCGGCTACGGCATCGTCTTCGGCCCCGACGCCAGCGACAAGGAGCTTGCGACCATGCGGCGCAAGGTCGCCGCCGATCCGCGCGGCTGGATCGCGCAGCCGGTCGTCCAACTCTCGACGGTGCCCACCAAGATCGGGGAGAGCGCCCGTCCGCGTCACGTGGACCTGCGCCCGTTCGCGGTCAACGACGGAGACGATGTGTGGGTGCTGCCCGGCGGCCTCACCCGCGTCGCCCTCCCCGAGGGCTCGCTGGTGGTGAACTCCTCGCAGGGCGGTGGCTCCAAGGACACCTGGGTGCTCGCGGCGCGATCGTCCGTCGCGGAGGCCGAGCTGGAGGGCGAGGCGCTGGTGCCCTCCCGCGATCTGGCCGAGCAGCCGCACGTGGAATTGGGGCCCGATCTGAGCCAGCAGGATCAGCAACAGCAACAGGCGACCTGGACGGAGGCACCGCATGCTCGCGCGTAA
- a CDS encoding type II toxin-antitoxin system PemK/MazF family toxin, whose translation MANDFTRFAAVARKLAREHGPRLAGQVLDSAPVRAGREALTQVVTQTVNQALGLEQPAAPAKEFTPGRPVTRTSTRTELMARAIAYAPQLDGRADPGEVVWTWVEFEETTGPNAGQGKDRPVLVVGRSGASLLGLMLSSQAKHDGDPEWVSIGTGTWDDDRRPSWVRLDRVLDVPEDGIRREGSVLDRTRFELVAARLRADYGWS comes from the coding sequence ATGGCGAACGATTTCACGAGGTTCGCGGCCGTAGCCCGCAAGCTCGCCCGCGAGCACGGCCCCCGGCTCGCAGGCCAGGTCCTCGACAGCGCCCCCGTGCGGGCGGGACGCGAGGCGCTCACGCAGGTGGTGACGCAGACCGTGAACCAGGCGCTCGGGCTGGAGCAGCCGGCCGCTCCGGCGAAGGAGTTCACCCCGGGGCGGCCGGTGACCCGCACGTCCACGCGGACCGAGCTGATGGCGCGTGCCATCGCCTACGCACCGCAGCTCGATGGCCGGGCCGATCCGGGTGAGGTGGTGTGGACCTGGGTGGAGTTCGAGGAGACCACCGGCCCCAACGCGGGCCAGGGCAAGGACCGCCCCGTGCTGGTGGTCGGGCGATCGGGTGCGTCGCTGCTCGGTCTCATGCTGTCCAGCCAGGCCAAACACGATGGCGACCCCGAGTGGGTGTCGATCGGCACCGGCACCTGGGACGACGATCGGCGTCCCTCCTGGGTGCGCCTGGACCGCGTTCTCGACGTTCCCGAGGACGGCATCCGCCGAGAAGGCTCGGTGCTCGACCGCACCCGGTTCGAGTTGGTGGCCGCCCGGCTGCGTGCGGACTACGGCTGGAGCTGA
- a CDS encoding aldehyde dehydrogenase family protein, protein MTEPTLFIDGIWRNAAEGGTRTIVCPADGTEVAVVDEATAVDTEAAITAARRAFDTGPWPHTPAAERGDLLLRVADEIDRRVADFARAETLDTGKRLSESEIDMADIAACFRYFGKLAAQDAGRVVDAGSADVSSQIVYEPVGVCGLITPWNYPLLQAAWKVAPALAAGDTFVLKPSELTPHTSILLMQVLQTVGLPDGVANLVLGAGAGAGAPLSTHPDVDLVSFTGGLVTGRLIAANAAGTVKKVALELGGKNPNVIFADSCATPEGLAAAVDNALNAAFLHSGQVCSAGARLVIEETVHDVFVDELVRRAEGIRQGLPFADGTETGPLISAAHRDKVHAYVERARADGAVVRTGGAFATGDQGSGALDDGFFYLPTILDRCDPSMACVHDEAFGPTVTVETFRTEDEAVAIANDTEYGLAGAVWSADGGRARRVARRLRHGTVWINDFGPYLPQAEWGGFGASGIGRELGPTGLGEYLEAKHVYENLRPSVTGWFAERKDDL, encoded by the coding sequence ATGACCGAACCCACACTCTTCATCGACGGGATATGGCGCAACGCCGCCGAGGGCGGCACCCGCACGATCGTGTGCCCTGCCGACGGCACCGAGGTCGCCGTCGTCGACGAAGCCACCGCCGTCGACACCGAGGCAGCGATCACCGCGGCCCGTCGCGCCTTCGACACCGGGCCGTGGCCGCATACTCCGGCTGCCGAGCGCGGCGACCTGCTGCTCCGCGTCGCCGACGAGATCGACCGCCGCGTGGCGGATTTCGCCCGCGCCGAAACCTTGGATACCGGCAAGAGGCTCTCCGAATCGGAGATCGACATGGCCGATATCGCCGCCTGCTTCCGCTACTTCGGCAAGCTCGCCGCGCAGGACGCCGGCCGGGTGGTCGACGCCGGCTCGGCCGATGTGAGCTCTCAGATCGTGTACGAGCCGGTGGGCGTGTGCGGGCTGATCACGCCGTGGAACTACCCGCTGTTGCAGGCCGCGTGGAAGGTCGCACCGGCCCTCGCTGCGGGAGACACCTTCGTGCTCAAGCCCTCCGAGCTCACCCCGCACACTTCGATCCTGCTGATGCAGGTGTTGCAGACGGTAGGCCTGCCGGACGGGGTGGCGAACCTGGTGCTCGGTGCGGGAGCCGGCGCCGGTGCGCCGCTGTCCACGCACCCCGACGTCGATCTCGTCTCGTTCACCGGCGGGCTGGTGACCGGCCGGCTCATCGCCGCGAACGCCGCGGGCACCGTGAAGAAGGTCGCGCTGGAACTGGGTGGCAAGAACCCGAACGTGATCTTCGCGGACTCCTGCGCCACCCCGGAGGGCTTGGCCGCCGCGGTCGACAACGCGCTCAACGCCGCCTTCCTGCACTCGGGCCAGGTCTGTTCCGCGGGCGCCCGCCTGGTGATCGAGGAGACGGTGCACGACGTCTTCGTCGACGAACTCGTGCGTCGGGCCGAGGGCATTCGCCAGGGCCTACCGTTCGCCGACGGCACCGAGACCGGGCCGCTGATCTCGGCGGCGCATCGGGACAAGGTGCACGCCTACGTCGAGCGGGCCCGTGCCGACGGTGCCGTGGTGCGCACCGGTGGGGCCTTCGCCACGGGCGATCAGGGGTCGGGCGCGCTCGACGACGGCTTCTTCTACCTGCCGACCATCCTCGATCGCTGCGATCCCTCGATGGCCTGCGTCCACGATGAGGCCTTCGGTCCCACCGTCACCGTCGAGACCTTCCGCACGGAGGACGAGGCCGTGGCCATCGCCAACGACACCGAGTACGGCCTCGCCGGGGCGGTGTGGTCCGCCGACGGCGGCCGCGCACGCCGTGTGGCCCGGCGGCTGCGGCACGGCACGGTGTGGATCAACGACTTCGGGCCCTATCTGCCCCAGGCCGAATGGGGCGGATTCGGCGCCTCCGGCATCGGCCGGGAGCTCGGGCCCACCGGTCTCGGGGAGTACCTGGAGGCCAAGCACGTGTACGAGAACCTGCGGCCGTCCGTGACCGGATGGTTCGCCGAGCGGAAGGATGATCTGTGA
- a CDS encoding alpha-E domain-containing protein has protein sequence MLARNAEALYWIGRYSERADDTARMLDVTAHQFLEDATVDEDRVSRQLVRVLGIPEPPADQPLDLRSVTEVVAYNRDPGSGSIAATIYAARENARGAREVTSSEMWECLNSTYNGLAERERAARRLGPHEFLNYIKNRAAMFSGLTDSTLSRDEGYRFLLLGRSIERMDMAIRLLLSRAGDRASSPTWVTVLRATGAHDTYLRTYRGVLDASRVVEFILVDRLFPRSVIHALTTAEDCLSAIEGGREGRLGTRTEAQRLLGRARGELEFLAPGELLDDLQRRLVALQELGHEAGEAITARYFHVTPYVAWTDARARGDIDTILEGEL, from the coding sequence ATGCTCGCGCGTAACGCCGAAGCGCTGTACTGGATCGGCCGGTATTCCGAACGCGCCGACGACACCGCCCGGATGCTGGACGTGACCGCCCACCAATTCCTGGAGGACGCCACCGTCGACGAGGACCGGGTCTCACGACAGTTGGTGCGCGTGTTGGGCATTCCGGAGCCGCCCGCCGATCAACCCCTCGACCTGCGGTCGGTGACCGAGGTGGTGGCCTACAACCGGGATCCGGGCAGCGGTTCGATCGCCGCCACCATCTACGCGGCGCGCGAGAACGCCCGTGGCGCGCGGGAGGTCACCAGTTCGGAGATGTGGGAGTGCCTGAACTCCACGTACAACGGGCTCGCCGAACGTGAGCGCGCGGCGCGGCGCCTGGGCCCGCACGAGTTCCTCAACTACATCAAGAATCGGGCCGCCATGTTCTCCGGCCTCACCGACTCCACGCTCTCGCGAGACGAGGGCTATCGGTTCTTGTTGCTGGGCAGGTCGATCGAGCGGATGGACATGGCGATCCGGCTGCTGCTCTCCCGCGCCGGCGACCGCGCCAGCTCGCCCACCTGGGTCACGGTGCTCCGCGCCACCGGCGCGCACGACACCTACCTGCGCACCTACCGCGGCGTCCTGGACGCCAGCCGGGTAGTGGAGTTCATCCTGGTGGACAGGTTGTTCCCCCGTTCGGTGATCCACGCGCTCACCACCGCCGAGGATTGCCTCAGCGCCATCGAGGGCGGCCGCGAAGGTCGGCTCGGAACCCGCACCGAGGCTCAGCGTCTCCTGGGGCGGGCGCGTGGTGAGCTCGAATTCCTCGCTCCCGGTGAACTACTCGATGACCTGCAGCGGCGCCTCGTCGCTCTGCAGGAACTGGGACATGAGGCCGGTGAGGCGATCACCGCCCGCTATTTCCACGTGACGCCGTACGTGGCGTGGACCGATGCCCGCGCCCGCGGCGACATCGACACCATCCTGGAGGGGGAGCTATGA
- a CDS encoding RidA family protein has protein sequence MSAVTMIRTAALSGVADYAYAATAPKDARLIFLAGACPLELDGSTAAVGDYAGQAAKCVDNLRTALDAAGATLADVITTRVLVASSQQADLVAAWEVVRAAFGDHDVPSTLMGVTVLGYDDQLVEIEAVAAVVD, from the coding sequence ATGAGCGCCGTGACGATGATCCGGACGGCCGCGCTGAGCGGTGTCGCCGACTACGCCTACGCCGCCACCGCGCCGAAGGACGCTCGCCTGATCTTCCTCGCGGGTGCCTGCCCGCTCGAGCTCGACGGCAGTACGGCCGCGGTGGGTGACTACGCCGGGCAGGCGGCGAAATGCGTGGACAACCTGCGCACCGCACTCGATGCGGCGGGCGCCACGCTCGCGGACGTGATCACCACCCGCGTCCTGGTGGCGTCGTCACAGCAGGCGGACCTCGTAGCCGCCTGGGAAGTGGTGCGAGCAGCGTTCGGCGACCACGATGTGCCGAGCACGCTGATGGGCGTCACCGTGCTCGGCTACGACGACCAATTGGTCGAGATCGAGGCCGTCGCGGCCGTGGTGGACTGA
- the betT gene encoding choline BCCT transporter BetT encodes MSDPESSHTSKPVDDDSTPTSSLNRRVFFAAAGSVLAFALWALASPGTAEGVISGVVDFITTWFGWWYFLLATVIVGVVVFIAVSRYGRYRLGPEESRPEYNLFTWTAMLFAAGIGIDLMFFSVAEPVSNYLNPPVGAGETNHAAREAVTWTVFHYGLTGWAMYALMGGALAYFAFRHNLPLTIRAALYPILGKRVHGRFGDAVDVAAVLGTIFGIATSLGIGIVQLNYGLHQLFGIPQGKAAQIGLIVLSVVIATVSATTGVDKGIRRLSELNVIMAVAMLVYILVAGRADFLLNGLVQNTGDYLSTFLDRTMDTFAWDQVNPETAGDARGWLNSWTLFFWAWWVAWAPFVGLFLARISRGRTLRQFIFGVLVVPFSFILVWISVFGNSALEVARGDKDFAEATASAPEVGFYSLLEKYPGAPILLAIATFTGLLFYVTSADSGSLVMGNFTSKLSDPMADCARSTRIFWSFAIGLLTLSMLFAGNEGSIETLQKATIIMGLPFSFILGLVGLSLVRALHTESYKLDSYRAALPKSLAAGRGPTEPGSWRRRLLSTIHYPGRAATQRFLENTVAPAMREVRAVFDGEGMTATVDESGRSESLPSPTLRVDLAGEPHFEYCVWPVSAPAPSYAVLAQRSADRYFRCEVYLAEGSQGYTLNGYTREQIIGDILDQYERHLGYLHLRRSAVDHYSESSDSTPESSTEPEGTPA; translated from the coding sequence ATGAGTGATCCTGAATCCTCACACACATCGAAACCAGTAGACGACGATTCGACACCGACGAGCTCCTTGAACCGCCGAGTCTTCTTCGCCGCCGCCGGCTCGGTTCTGGCCTTCGCCCTCTGGGCGCTCGCCTCTCCCGGGACCGCGGAGGGCGTGATCAGCGGCGTGGTCGACTTCATCACCACCTGGTTCGGCTGGTGGTACTTCCTGCTGGCCACGGTGATCGTGGGCGTGGTGGTGTTCATCGCGGTGAGTCGGTACGGCAGATACCGCCTGGGCCCCGAGGAATCACGACCCGAATACAACCTGTTCACCTGGACCGCGATGCTGTTCGCGGCGGGTATCGGCATCGACCTGATGTTCTTCTCGGTCGCGGAACCGGTGAGCAACTACCTGAATCCGCCGGTGGGCGCTGGCGAAACCAACCACGCGGCGCGCGAGGCGGTCACCTGGACGGTGTTCCACTACGGCCTCACCGGATGGGCGATGTACGCGCTGATGGGCGGAGCCCTCGCGTATTTCGCCTTCCGGCATAACCTTCCGCTCACCATCCGCGCAGCGCTGTATCCGATCCTGGGCAAGCGCGTGCACGGCCGGTTCGGCGACGCGGTCGATGTGGCCGCCGTGCTCGGCACGATCTTCGGGATCGCCACATCGCTGGGTATCGGCATCGTGCAGCTCAACTACGGTCTGCACCAGCTGTTCGGCATTCCGCAGGGCAAAGCGGCGCAGATCGGTCTCATCGTGCTGTCGGTGGTGATCGCCACGGTCTCCGCGACGACGGGCGTGGACAAGGGAATCCGGCGGCTCAGCGAGCTCAACGTGATCATGGCGGTCGCGATGCTGGTGTACATCCTGGTAGCCGGGCGAGCCGACTTCCTGCTCAACGGACTGGTGCAGAACACCGGCGACTACCTGTCCACGTTCCTCGATCGCACCATGGACACCTTCGCCTGGGACCAGGTCAACCCGGAGACCGCGGGCGATGCGCGCGGCTGGCTGAACTCGTGGACCCTGTTCTTCTGGGCCTGGTGGGTGGCCTGGGCGCCGTTCGTGGGCCTGTTCCTGGCACGGATCTCGCGCGGACGTACTCTGCGCCAGTTCATCTTCGGTGTACTCGTGGTGCCGTTCAGCTTCATCCTGGTGTGGATCTCGGTATTCGGCAACAGCGCTCTCGAGGTGGCGCGCGGCGATAAGGACTTCGCCGAGGCCACCGCCTCCGCACCCGAGGTCGGCTTCTACTCGCTGCTCGAGAAATACCCCGGCGCACCGATTCTGCTGGCCATCGCCACTTTCACGGGACTGCTGTTCTACGTGACCAGCGCCGACTCGGGATCACTGGTGATGGGCAACTTCACCTCGAAACTGTCCGACCCCATGGCCGACTGTGCCCGGAGCACCCGCATCTTCTGGTCGTTCGCGATCGGCCTGCTCACCCTCTCGATGCTGTTCGCCGGCAACGAAGGATCGATCGAGACACTGCAGAAGGCCACGATCATCATGGGCCTGCCGTTCTCGTTCATCCTCGGGCTGGTGGGACTGTCCCTCGTGCGCGCGCTGCACACCGAGTCCTACAAGCTGGACAGTTACCGTGCAGCCCTGCCGAAGTCGCTGGCCGCGGGCCGCGGACCCACCGAACCGGGAAGCTGGCGGCGTCGGCTGTTGTCGACCATCCACTATCCGGGACGCGCAGCGACGCAACGCTTCCTGGAGAACACCGTGGCTCCGGCCATGCGGGAAGTGCGCGCGGTCTTCGACGGTGAGGGGATGACCGCCACCGTCGACGAATCCGGGCGCAGCGAATCGCTGCCGTCGCCGACGCTCCGCGTCGATCTCGCCGGTGAACCGCACTTCGAGTACTGCGTCTGGCCCGTCTCGGCGCCGGCGCCGAGCTACGCGGTGCTCGCGCAGCGCTCCGCCGACCGGTACTTCCGCTGTGAGGTTTATCTGGCCGAGGGCTCGCAGGGCTACACGCTCAACGGCTATACCCGCGAGCAGATCATCGGCGACATCCTCGACCAGTACGAGCGTCACCTCGGATATCTCCACCTGCGGCGGTCCGCCGTCGATCACTACTCCGAATCCAGCGACTCCACTCCCGAGTCCAGCACCGAACCGGAAGGGACACCCGCATGA
- a CDS encoding GMC family oxidoreductase, producing MSSTHANETYDYVVIGAGSAGAAVASRLSEDPAVTVCLLEAGPSDVGDEAILRLDRWMELLESGYDWDYPIEPQENGNSFMRHARAKVLGGCSSHNSCIAFWAPREDLDAWERDHGAVGWGADSVYRIYPQIETNDAPGEHHGRSGPVHIMTVPPNDPCGVALLDACERVGIPRTTFNDDHTVTNGANFFQINRRADGTRSSSSVSYLHPALDRPNLTIRTGAWAKEIVFDTSGETPRATGVDITDNAFGRTTRVHADREVVLSAGAIDSPKLLMLSGIGPADHLRENGIDVLVDSPGVGSHLQDHPEGVIGFETTMPMVRESTQWWEIGIFTTTEDGLDRPDLMMHYGSVPFDMHTVRQGYPTAENTFCLTPNVTHARSRGTVRLRTRDFRDKPRVDPRYFTDPEGHDLRVMIAGIRKAREIAASAPLTEWVKRELYPGPAAQTDEELADYIRRTHNTVYHPVGTVRMGAADDPLSPLDPELRVKGTAGLRVADASVFPEHTTVNPNITVMLVGERCAELITAG from the coding sequence GTGAGCTCGACCCACGCCAACGAGACCTACGACTACGTGGTGATCGGCGCCGGCTCGGCCGGCGCTGCGGTCGCATCCCGGCTGTCGGAGGATCCCGCGGTCACCGTGTGCCTGCTGGAGGCGGGGCCCTCGGACGTCGGCGACGAGGCGATCCTGCGGCTGGACCGGTGGATGGAGCTGCTGGAGTCCGGCTACGACTGGGACTACCCCATCGAGCCGCAGGAGAACGGCAACTCCTTCATGCGGCATGCCCGCGCGAAGGTGCTGGGCGGCTGCAGCTCCCACAACAGTTGCATCGCCTTCTGGGCGCCGCGCGAGGACCTCGACGCGTGGGAACGTGATCACGGCGCGGTCGGCTGGGGTGCGGACTCGGTGTACCGGATCTATCCCCAGATCGAGACCAACGACGCGCCGGGTGAGCACCACGGCCGGTCGGGTCCGGTACACATCATGACGGTACCGCCGAACGATCCGTGCGGCGTGGCCCTGCTCGATGCCTGTGAGCGCGTGGGTATTCCACGTACCACCTTCAACGATGACCACACGGTGACCAACGGCGCCAACTTCTTCCAGATCAACCGCCGTGCCGACGGTACCCGCTCGTCGTCGTCGGTGAGTTATCTGCACCCCGCGCTCGACCGCCCGAACTTGACGATCCGCACCGGAGCGTGGGCCAAGGAGATCGTGTTCGACACCTCCGGCGAGACACCACGCGCGACCGGTGTGGACATCACCGACAACGCCTTCGGCCGCACCACCCGGGTACACGCCGACCGTGAGGTGGTACTCAGCGCCGGCGCCATCGACTCGCCGAAGCTGCTCATGCTATCGGGCATCGGTCCGGCGGATCACCTGCGCGAGAACGGCATCGATGTATTGGTCGATTCGCCCGGGGTGGGCTCGCATCTGCAGGACCATCCCGAGGGGGTCATCGGCTTCGAAACCACCATGCCCATGGTGCGTGAATCCACGCAGTGGTGGGAGATCGGCATCTTCACCACCACCGAGGACGGATTGGATCGGCCCGATCTGATGATGCACTACGGCAGCGTCCCGTTCGATATGCACACCGTGCGCCAGGGATACCCGACCGCGGAGAACACCTTCTGCCTCACCCCGAATGTGACGCACGCGCGCTCGCGCGGCACCGTCCGGCTCCGGACCCGGGACTTCCGGGATAAACCCCGGGTGGATCCGCGCTACTTCACCGACCCGGAGGGGCACGACCTGCGGGTCATGATCGCCGGCATCCGCAAGGCCCGCGAGATCGCGGCGTCGGCACCGTTGACCGAGTGGGTCAAGCGAGAGTTGTACCCCGGTCCGGCGGCGCAGACCGACGAGGAATTGGCAGACTACATCCGGCGCACGCACAACACCGTCTACCACCCGGTGGGCACGGTTCGGATGGGCGCGGCCGACGATCCGCTCTCCCCACTGGATCCCGAGCTCCGGGTCAAGGGCACCGCGGGCCTGCGGGTCGCGGACGCGTCCGTGTTCCCCGAGCACACCACGGTGAATCCGAACATCACGGTGATGCTCGTGGGCGAGCGTTGCGCGGAGCTGATCACCGCGGGCTGA
- a CDS encoding transglutaminase family protein encodes MSWRLRVVHSTGFGYNAPVTSSYNEARLTPRSDQRQNVILNRVETVPATRAYRYTDYWGTAVTAFDLHAPHTALEVTGASVVETEAPEPAEESVGWDELQSARVRDRYDELLGFTDYVPRHRKLGAQAKKLVKGLSPDEAVLELCRWVHGELDYVPGTTGVHSSAIDAWDERKGVCQDYAHLTLLMLRSVGIPGRYVSGYLHPHREAEIGSTVAGESHAWIEAWTGHWNAYDPTNDVPIGERHVSVGVGRDYADVPPLKGIIAGGGASDLDVVVEITRLA; translated from the coding sequence ATGAGCTGGCGTCTTCGCGTGGTGCACTCCACCGGATTCGGTTACAACGCGCCCGTCACCTCGTCGTACAACGAGGCCCGGCTCACGCCGCGCAGCGACCAGCGGCAGAACGTGATCCTCAATCGCGTGGAGACCGTGCCCGCCACGCGTGCGTATCGGTACACCGATTACTGGGGCACTGCCGTCACCGCGTTCGACCTGCACGCCCCGCACACCGCGCTGGAAGTGACGGGTGCGTCGGTGGTCGAGACCGAGGCACCCGAGCCCGCCGAGGAGTCGGTGGGCTGGGACGAGCTGCAATCGGCTCGCGTGCGCGACCGCTACGACGAGCTGCTGGGCTTCACCGATTATGTTCCGCGGCATCGCAAGCTGGGTGCGCAGGCGAAGAAGCTGGTGAAGGGGCTCAGCCCGGATGAGGCGGTGCTGGAGCTGTGTCGCTGGGTGCACGGCGAATTGGACTACGTGCCAGGTACCACCGGCGTGCATTCCTCGGCGATCGACGCCTGGGACGAACGCAAGGGCGTGTGCCAGGACTACGCCCACCTCACGCTGCTCATGCTGCGTAGCGTGGGCATCCCCGGCCGCTACGTCTCCGGCTATCTGCACCCGCATCGGGAGGCTGAGATCGGCTCGACGGTGGCGGGGGAGTCACACGCCTGGATCGAGGCATGGACGGGGCATTGGAACGCCTACGACCCCACCAACGACGTCCCGATCGGCGAACGCCACGTGTCCGTGGGTGTGGGCCGCGATTACGCGGATGTGCCGCCGCTCAAAGGCATCATCGCCGGCGGTGGCGCTTCCGATCTCGATGTGGTCGTGGAGATCACCCGCCTCGCATGA
- the rpsT gene encoding 30S ribosomal protein S20, with the protein MANIKSQMKRIKTNERNRLRNQSAKSSLRTAIRHFREAVDAGDKDKATTLLASTSQQLDKAASKGIIHANQAANKKSALALALNKL; encoded by the coding sequence GTGGCCAACATCAAGTCCCAGATGAAGCGGATCAAGACCAACGAGCGCAACCGCCTGCGCAACCAGTCGGCGAAGTCGTCGCTGCGTACCGCCATCCGCCACTTCCGCGAAGCCGTGGATGCGGGCGACAAGGACAAGGCCACCACCCTTCTCGCAAGCACCAGCCAGCAGCTGGACAAGGCCGCGAGCAAGGGCATCATTCACGCCAACCAGGCGGCCAACAAGAAGTCGGCCCTGGCACTGGCGCTGAACAAGCTCTGA